A window from Macaca fascicularis isolate 582-1 chromosome 20, T2T-MFA8v1.1 encodes these proteins:
- the EDC4 gene encoding enhancer of mRNA-decapping protein 4 isoform X1: MASCASIDIEDATQHLRDILKLDRPTGGPSAESPRPSSAYNGDLNGLLVPDPLCSGDGTSTNKTGLRTMPPINLQEKQVICLSGDDSSTCIGILAKEVEIVASSDSSISSKARGSNKVKIQPVAKYDWEQKYYYGNLIAVSNSFLAYAIRAANNGSAMVRVISVSTSERTLLKGFTGSVADLAFAHLNSPQLACLDEAGNLFVWRLALVNGKIQEEILVHIRQPEGTPLNHFRRIIWCPFIPEESEDCCEESSPTVALLHEDRAEVWDLDMLRSSHSTWPVDVSQIKQGFIVVKGHSTCLSEGALSPDGTVLATASHDGYVKFWQIYIEGQDEPRCLHEWKPHDGRPLSCLLFCDNHKKQDPDVPFWRFLITGADQNRELKMWCTVSWTCLQTIRFSPDIFSSVSVPPSLKVCLDLSAEYLILSDVQRKVLYVMELLQNQEEGHACFSSISEFLLTHPVLSFGIQVVSRCRLRHTEVLPAEEENDSLGADGTHGAGAMESAAGVLIKLFCVHTKALQDVQIRFQPQLNPDVVAPLPTHTAHEDFTFGESRPELGSEGLGSAAHGSQPDLRRIVELPAPANFLSLSSETKPKLMTPDAFMTPSASLQQITASPSSSSSGSSSSSSSSSSSLTAVSAMSSTSAVDPSLTRPPEELTLSPKLQLDGSLTVSSSGSLQASPRGLLPGLLPAPADKLTPKGPGQVPTAASALSLELQEVEPLGLPQASPSRTRSPDVISSASTALSQDIPEIASEALSRGFGSSAPEGLEPDSMASAASALHLLSPRPRPGPELGPQLGLDGGPGDGDRHSTPSLLEAALTQEASTPDSQVWPTAPDITRETCSTLAESPRNGLQEKHKSLAFHRPPYHLLQQRDSQDASAEQSDHDDEVASLASASGGFGTKVPAPRLPAKDWKTKGSPRTSPKLKRKSKKDDGDAAMGSRLTEHQVPEPPEDWPALIWQQQRELAELRHSQEELLQRLCTQLEGLQSTVTGHVERALETRHEQERILETGSTTWHRDGGSILGLGRSTRPAPGLFLSYGVERRLERALAEGQQRGGQLQEQLTQQLSQALSSAVAGRLERSIRDEIKKTVPPCVSRSLEPMAGQLSNSVATKLTAVEGSMKENISKLLKSKNLTDAIARAAADTLQGPMQAAYREAFQSVVLPAFEKSCQAMFQQINDSFRLGTQEYLQQLESHMKSRKAREQEAREPVLAQLRGLVSTLQSATEQMAATVASSVRAEVQHQLHVAVGSLQESILAQVQRIVKGEVSVALKEQQAAVTSSIMQAMRSAAGTPVPSAHLDCQAQQAHILQLLQQGHLNQAFQQALTAADLNLVLYVCETVDPAQVFGQPPCPLSQPVLLSLIQQLASDLGTRTDLKLSYLEEAVMHLDHSDPITRDHMGSVMAQVRQKLFQFLQAEPHNSLGKAARRLSLMLHGLVTPSLP; encoded by the exons ATGGCCTCCTGCGCGAGCATCGATATCGAGGACGCCACGCAGCACCTGCGGGACATCCTCAAGCTGGACCGACCCACGGGCG GCCCCAGTGCAGAGAGCCCACGGCCATCCAGTGCCTACAATGGGGACCTCAATGGGCTTCTGGTCCCAGACCCGCTCTGCTCAGGTGATGGTACCTCAACAAACAAGACTGGTCTTCGGACCATGCCACCCATTAACCTGCAAGAGAAGCAGGTCAT CTGTCTCTCAGGAGATGATAGCTCCACCTGCATTGGGATTTTGGCcaaggaggtggagattgtggccAGCAGTGACTCTAGCATTTCAAGCAAGGCCCGGGGAAGCAACAAG GTGAAAATTCAGCCTGTCGCCAAGTATGACTGGGAGCAGAAGTACTACTATGGCAACCTGATTGCTGTGTCTAACTCCTTCTTGGCCTATGCCATTCGGG CTGCCAACAATGGCTCCGCCATGGTGCGGGTGATCAGTGTCAGCACTTCGGAGCGGACCTTGCTCAAGGGCTTCACAGGCAGTGTGGCTGATCTGGCTTTTGCACACCTCAACTCTCCACAGCTGGCCTGCCTGGATGAGGCAGGCAACCTGTTCGTGTGGCGCTTGGCTCTGGTTAATGGCAAAATTCA AGAAGAGATCTTGGTCCATATCCGGCAGCCAGAGGGCACGCCACTGAACCACTTTCGCAGGATCATCTGGTGCCCCTTCATCCCTGAGGAGAGCGAGGACTGCTGTGAGGAGAGCAGCCCGACGGTGGCCCTGCTGCATGAAGACCGG GCTGAGGTGTGGGACCTGGACATGCTCCGCTCCAGCCACAGCACTTGGCCTGTGGATGTCAGCCAGATCAAGCAGGGCTTCATTGTGGTAAAAGGTCATAGCACG TGCCTCAGTGAAGGAGCCCTCTCCCCTGATGGGACTGTGCTGGCTACTGCGAGCCATGATGGCTATGTCAAGTTCTGGCAGATCTACATTGAGGGGCAAGATGAGCCAAG GTGTCTGCACGAGTGGAAGCCTCATGATGGGCggcccctctcctgcctcctgttcTGTGACAACCATAAGAAACAAGAccctga TGTCCCTTTCTGGAGGTTCCTTATTACTGGTGCTGACCAGAACCGAGAGCTAAAGATGTGGTGTACGGTGTCCTGGACCTGCCTGCAGACTATTCG CTTCTCCCCAGATATCTTCAGCTCAGTGAGTGTGCCCCCTAGCCTCAAGGTTTGcttggacctctcagcagaataCCTGATTCTCAGCGATGTGCAACGGAAG GTCCTCTATGTGATGGAGCTGCTGCAGAACCAGGAGGAGGGCCATGCCTGCTTCAGCTCCATCTCGGAGTTCCTGCTCACCCACCCTGTGCTGAGCTTCGGTATCCAGGTTGTGAGTCGCTGCCGGCTACGGCACACTGAGGTGCTGCCTGCCGAGGAGGAAAATGACAGCCTGGGTGCTG ATGGTACCCATGGAGCTGGTGCCATGGAGTCTGCAGCTGGTGTGCTCATCAAGCTCTTTTGTGTGCATACTAA GGCACTGCAAGATGTGCAGATCCGCTTCCAGCCACAGCTGAACCCTGATGTGGTggccccactccccacccacacTGCCCACGAGGACTTTA CATTTGGAGAGTCTCGGCCCGAACTGGGCTCCGAGGGCCTGGGGTCAGCCGCTCACGGCTCCCAGCCTGACCTCCGACGAATCGTGGAGCTGCCTGCACCTGCCAACTTCCTCAGTCTGAGCAGTGAGACCAAGCCCAAGTTGATGACACCTGACGCCTTCATGACACCTAGCGCCTCCTTGCAGCAG ATCACTGCCtctcccagcagcagcagcagtggtagcagcagcagcagcagcagcagcagcagctcccttACAGCTGTGTCTGCCATGAGCAGCACCTCAGCTGTGGACCCCTCCTTGACTAG GCCACCTGAGGAGCTGACTTTGAGCCCCAAGCTGCAGCTGGATGGCAGCCTGACAGTGAGCAGCAGCGGCAGCCTGCAGGCAAGCCCACGCGGCCTCCTGCCCGGtctgctcccagccccagccGACAAACTGACTCCCAAGGGGCCGGGCCAG GTGCCTACTGCCGCCTCTGCACTGTCCCTGGAGCTGCAGGAAGTGGAGCCCCTGGGGCTACCCCAAGCCTCCCCTAGCCGCACCCGTTCCCCTGATGTCATCTCCTCAGCTTCCACTGCCCTGTCCCAGGACATCCCTGAGATTGCATCTGAGGCCCTGTCCCGTGGTTTTGGCTCCTCTGCACCAGAGGGCCTTGAGCCAGACAGTATGGCTTCAGCCGCCTCAGCACTGCACCTACTGTCCCCACGGCCCCGGCCAGGGCCCGAGCTCGGCCCCCAGCTTGGCCTTGATGGAGGCCCTGGGGACGGAGATCGGCATAGTACCCCCTCCCTCCTGGAGGCAGCCTTGACCCAGGAGGCCTCGACTCCTGACAGTCAGGTTTGGCCCACAGCACCTGACATTACTCGTGAGACCTGCAGCACCCTGGCAGAAAG CCCCAGGAATGGCCTTCAGGAAAAGCACAAGAGCCTGGCCTTCCACCGACCACCATATCACCTGCTGCAGCAACGTGACAGTCAGGATGCCAGTGCTGAGCAAAG TGACCATGATGATGAGGTGGCCAGTCTTGCCTCTGCTTCAGGAGGCTTTGGCACCAAAGTTCCTGCTCCACGGCTGCCTGCCAAGGACTGGAAGACCAAGGGATCCCCTCGAACCTCACCCAAGctcaaaaggaaaagcaagaaggATGATGG GGATGCAGCCATGGGATCCCGGCTCACAGAGCACCAG GTGCCAGAGCCCCCTGAGGACTGGCCAGCCCTAATTTGGCAACAGCAGAGAGAGCTGGCAGAGCTGCGGCACAGCCAAGAAGAGCTGCTGCAGCGTCTGTGTACCCAACTCGAAGGCCTGCAGAGCACGGTTACAGGCCACGTAGAACGTGCCCTTGAGACCCGGCACGAGCAGGAGCGTATCCTTGAGACTGGTAGCACAACATGGCATAGGGATGGGGGCAGCATTCTTGGCCTGGGAAGGAGTACACGACCTGCTCCAGGCCTGTTCCTTAGCTACGGCGTAGAGCGGCGGCTGGAGCGAGCACTGGCTGAGGGGCAGCAGCGGGGAGGGCAGCTGCAGGAGCAGCTGACACAACAGTTGTCCCAAGCACTGTCTTCAGCTGTAGCTGGGCGGCTAGAGCGCAGCATAAGGGATGAGATCAAGAAGACAGTCCCTCCAT GTGTCTCAAGGAGTCTGGAGCCTATGGCAGGCCAACTGAGCAACTCAGTGGCTACCAAGCTCACAGCTGTGGAGGGCAGCATGAAAGAGAACATCTCCAAGCTGCTCAAGTCCAAG AACTTGACTGATGCCATCGCCCGAGCAGCTGCAGACACATTACAGGGGCCGATGCAGGCAGCCTACCGGGAAGCCTTCCAGAGTGTGGTGCTGCCAGCCTTTGAGAAGAGCTGCCAGGCCATGTTCCAGCAAATCAATGATAGCTTCCGACTGGGGACACAGGAAT ACTTGCAGCAGCTAGAAAGCCACATGAAGAGCCGGAAGGCACGGGAACAGGAGGCCAGGGAGCCTGTGCTGGCCCAGCTGCGGGGCCTGGTCAGCACACTGCAGAGTGCCACTGAGCAGATGGCAGCCACCGTGGCCAGCAGTGTTCGGGCTGAGGTGCAGCACCAGCTGCATGTGGCTGTGGGCAG CCTTCAGGAGTCCATTTTAGCACAGGTACAGCGCATCGTTAAGGGTGAGGTGAGTGTGGCGCTCAAGGAGCAGCAGGCCGCCGTCACCTCCAGCATCATGCAGGCCATGCGCTCAGCTGCTGGCACACCTGTCCCCTCTGCCCACCTTGACTGCCAGGCCCAGCAAGCCCATATCCTGCAGCTGCTGCAGCAGGGCCACCTCAATCAGGCCTTCCAGCAG gCACTGACAGCTGCTGACCTGAACCTGGTGCTGTATGTGTGTGAAACTGTAGACCCAGCCCAGGTTTTTGGGCAGCCACCCTGCCCACTCTCTCAGCCTGTGCTCCTTTCCCTCATCCAGCAGCTGGCATCTGACCTTGGCACTCGAACTGACCTCAAGCTCAG CTACCTGGAAGAGGCCGTGATGCATCTGGACCACAGTGACCCCATCACTCGGGACCACATGGGCTCCGTTATGGCCCAGGTGCGCCAAAAGCTTTTTCAGTTCCTGCAGGCTGAGCCACACAACTCACTTGGCAAAGCAGCCCGGCGTCTCAGCCTCATGCTGCATGGTCTTGTGACCCCCAGCCTCCCTTAG
- the EDC4 gene encoding enhancer of mRNA-decapping protein 4 isoform X2: protein MASCASIDIEDATQHLRDILKLDRPTGGPSAESPRPSSAYNGDLNGLLVPDPLCSGDGTSTNKTGLRTMPPINLQEKQVICLSGDDSSTCIGILAKEVEIVASSDSSISSKARGSNKVKIQPVAKYDWEQKYYYGNLIAVSNSFLAYAIRAANNGSAMVRVISVSTSERTLLKGFTGSVADLAFAHLNSPQLACLDEAGNLFVWRLALVNGKIQEEILVHIRQPEGTPLNHFRRIIWCPFIPEESEDCCEESSPTVALLHEDRAEVWDLDMLRSSHSTWPVDVSQIKQGFIVVKGHSTCLSEGALSPDGTVLATASHDGYVKFWQIYIEGQDEPRCLHEWKPHDGRPLSCLLFCDNHKKQDPDVPFWRFLITGADQNRELKMWCTVSWTCLQTIRFSPDIFSSVSVPPSLKVCLDLSAEYLILSDVQRKVLYVMELLQNQEEGHACFSSISEFLLTHPVLSFGIQVVSRCRLRHTEVLPAEEENDSLGADGTHGAGAMESAAGVLIKLFCVHTKALQDVQIRFQPQLNPDVVAPLPTHTAHEDFTFGESRPELGSEGLGSAAHGSQPDLRRIVELPAPANFLSLSSETKPKLMTPDAFMTPSASLQQITASPSSSSSGSSSSSSSSSSSLTAVSAMSSTSAVDPSLTRPPEELTLSPKLQLDGSLTVSSSGSLQASPRGLLPGLLPAPADKLTPKGPGQVPTAASALSLELQEVEPLGLPQASPSRTRSPDVISSASTALSQDIPEIASEALSRGFGSSAPEGLEPDSMASAASALHLLSPRPRPGPELGPQLGLDGGPGDGDRHSTPSLLEAALTQEASTPDSQVWPTAPDITRETCSTLAESPRNGLQEKHKSLAFHRPPYHLLQQRDSQDASAEQSDHDDEVASLASASGGFGTKVPAPRLPAKDWKTKGSPRTSPKLKRKSKKDDGDAAMGSRLTEHQVPEPPEDWPALIWQQQRELAELRHSQEELLQRLCTQLEGLQSTVTGHVERALETRHEQEQRRLERALAEGQQRGGQLQEQLTQQLSQALSSAVAGRLERSIRDEIKKTVPPCVSRSLEPMAGQLSNSVATKLTAVEGSMKENISKLLKSKNLTDAIARAAADTLQGPMQAAYREAFQSVVLPAFEKSCQAMFQQINDSFRLGTQEYLQQLESHMKSRKAREQEAREPVLAQLRGLVSTLQSATEQMAATVASSVRAEVQHQLHVAVGSLQESILAQVQRIVKGEVSVALKEQQAAVTSSIMQAMRSAAGTPVPSAHLDCQAQQAHILQLLQQGHLNQAFQQALTAADLNLVLYVCETVDPAQVFGQPPCPLSQPVLLSLIQQLASDLGTRTDLKLSYLEEAVMHLDHSDPITRDHMGSVMAQVRQKLFQFLQAEPHNSLGKAARRLSLMLHGLVTPSLP, encoded by the exons ATGGCCTCCTGCGCGAGCATCGATATCGAGGACGCCACGCAGCACCTGCGGGACATCCTCAAGCTGGACCGACCCACGGGCG GCCCCAGTGCAGAGAGCCCACGGCCATCCAGTGCCTACAATGGGGACCTCAATGGGCTTCTGGTCCCAGACCCGCTCTGCTCAGGTGATGGTACCTCAACAAACAAGACTGGTCTTCGGACCATGCCACCCATTAACCTGCAAGAGAAGCAGGTCAT CTGTCTCTCAGGAGATGATAGCTCCACCTGCATTGGGATTTTGGCcaaggaggtggagattgtggccAGCAGTGACTCTAGCATTTCAAGCAAGGCCCGGGGAAGCAACAAG GTGAAAATTCAGCCTGTCGCCAAGTATGACTGGGAGCAGAAGTACTACTATGGCAACCTGATTGCTGTGTCTAACTCCTTCTTGGCCTATGCCATTCGGG CTGCCAACAATGGCTCCGCCATGGTGCGGGTGATCAGTGTCAGCACTTCGGAGCGGACCTTGCTCAAGGGCTTCACAGGCAGTGTGGCTGATCTGGCTTTTGCACACCTCAACTCTCCACAGCTGGCCTGCCTGGATGAGGCAGGCAACCTGTTCGTGTGGCGCTTGGCTCTGGTTAATGGCAAAATTCA AGAAGAGATCTTGGTCCATATCCGGCAGCCAGAGGGCACGCCACTGAACCACTTTCGCAGGATCATCTGGTGCCCCTTCATCCCTGAGGAGAGCGAGGACTGCTGTGAGGAGAGCAGCCCGACGGTGGCCCTGCTGCATGAAGACCGG GCTGAGGTGTGGGACCTGGACATGCTCCGCTCCAGCCACAGCACTTGGCCTGTGGATGTCAGCCAGATCAAGCAGGGCTTCATTGTGGTAAAAGGTCATAGCACG TGCCTCAGTGAAGGAGCCCTCTCCCCTGATGGGACTGTGCTGGCTACTGCGAGCCATGATGGCTATGTCAAGTTCTGGCAGATCTACATTGAGGGGCAAGATGAGCCAAG GTGTCTGCACGAGTGGAAGCCTCATGATGGGCggcccctctcctgcctcctgttcTGTGACAACCATAAGAAACAAGAccctga TGTCCCTTTCTGGAGGTTCCTTATTACTGGTGCTGACCAGAACCGAGAGCTAAAGATGTGGTGTACGGTGTCCTGGACCTGCCTGCAGACTATTCG CTTCTCCCCAGATATCTTCAGCTCAGTGAGTGTGCCCCCTAGCCTCAAGGTTTGcttggacctctcagcagaataCCTGATTCTCAGCGATGTGCAACGGAAG GTCCTCTATGTGATGGAGCTGCTGCAGAACCAGGAGGAGGGCCATGCCTGCTTCAGCTCCATCTCGGAGTTCCTGCTCACCCACCCTGTGCTGAGCTTCGGTATCCAGGTTGTGAGTCGCTGCCGGCTACGGCACACTGAGGTGCTGCCTGCCGAGGAGGAAAATGACAGCCTGGGTGCTG ATGGTACCCATGGAGCTGGTGCCATGGAGTCTGCAGCTGGTGTGCTCATCAAGCTCTTTTGTGTGCATACTAA GGCACTGCAAGATGTGCAGATCCGCTTCCAGCCACAGCTGAACCCTGATGTGGTggccccactccccacccacacTGCCCACGAGGACTTTA CATTTGGAGAGTCTCGGCCCGAACTGGGCTCCGAGGGCCTGGGGTCAGCCGCTCACGGCTCCCAGCCTGACCTCCGACGAATCGTGGAGCTGCCTGCACCTGCCAACTTCCTCAGTCTGAGCAGTGAGACCAAGCCCAAGTTGATGACACCTGACGCCTTCATGACACCTAGCGCCTCCTTGCAGCAG ATCACTGCCtctcccagcagcagcagcagtggtagcagcagcagcagcagcagcagcagcagctcccttACAGCTGTGTCTGCCATGAGCAGCACCTCAGCTGTGGACCCCTCCTTGACTAG GCCACCTGAGGAGCTGACTTTGAGCCCCAAGCTGCAGCTGGATGGCAGCCTGACAGTGAGCAGCAGCGGCAGCCTGCAGGCAAGCCCACGCGGCCTCCTGCCCGGtctgctcccagccccagccGACAAACTGACTCCCAAGGGGCCGGGCCAG GTGCCTACTGCCGCCTCTGCACTGTCCCTGGAGCTGCAGGAAGTGGAGCCCCTGGGGCTACCCCAAGCCTCCCCTAGCCGCACCCGTTCCCCTGATGTCATCTCCTCAGCTTCCACTGCCCTGTCCCAGGACATCCCTGAGATTGCATCTGAGGCCCTGTCCCGTGGTTTTGGCTCCTCTGCACCAGAGGGCCTTGAGCCAGACAGTATGGCTTCAGCCGCCTCAGCACTGCACCTACTGTCCCCACGGCCCCGGCCAGGGCCCGAGCTCGGCCCCCAGCTTGGCCTTGATGGAGGCCCTGGGGACGGAGATCGGCATAGTACCCCCTCCCTCCTGGAGGCAGCCTTGACCCAGGAGGCCTCGACTCCTGACAGTCAGGTTTGGCCCACAGCACCTGACATTACTCGTGAGACCTGCAGCACCCTGGCAGAAAG CCCCAGGAATGGCCTTCAGGAAAAGCACAAGAGCCTGGCCTTCCACCGACCACCATATCACCTGCTGCAGCAACGTGACAGTCAGGATGCCAGTGCTGAGCAAAG TGACCATGATGATGAGGTGGCCAGTCTTGCCTCTGCTTCAGGAGGCTTTGGCACCAAAGTTCCTGCTCCACGGCTGCCTGCCAAGGACTGGAAGACCAAGGGATCCCCTCGAACCTCACCCAAGctcaaaaggaaaagcaagaaggATGATGG GGATGCAGCCATGGGATCCCGGCTCACAGAGCACCAG GTGCCAGAGCCCCCTGAGGACTGGCCAGCCCTAATTTGGCAACAGCAGAGAGAGCTGGCAGAGCTGCGGCACAGCCAAGAAGAGCTGCTGCAGCGTCTGTGTACCCAACTCGAAGGCCTGCAGAGCACGGTTACAGGCCACGTAGAACGTGCCCTTGAGACCCGGCACGAGCAGGAGC AGCGGCGGCTGGAGCGAGCACTGGCTGAGGGGCAGCAGCGGGGAGGGCAGCTGCAGGAGCAGCTGACACAACAGTTGTCCCAAGCACTGTCTTCAGCTGTAGCTGGGCGGCTAGAGCGCAGCATAAGGGATGAGATCAAGAAGACAGTCCCTCCAT GTGTCTCAAGGAGTCTGGAGCCTATGGCAGGCCAACTGAGCAACTCAGTGGCTACCAAGCTCACAGCTGTGGAGGGCAGCATGAAAGAGAACATCTCCAAGCTGCTCAAGTCCAAG AACTTGACTGATGCCATCGCCCGAGCAGCTGCAGACACATTACAGGGGCCGATGCAGGCAGCCTACCGGGAAGCCTTCCAGAGTGTGGTGCTGCCAGCCTTTGAGAAGAGCTGCCAGGCCATGTTCCAGCAAATCAATGATAGCTTCCGACTGGGGACACAGGAAT ACTTGCAGCAGCTAGAAAGCCACATGAAGAGCCGGAAGGCACGGGAACAGGAGGCCAGGGAGCCTGTGCTGGCCCAGCTGCGGGGCCTGGTCAGCACACTGCAGAGTGCCACTGAGCAGATGGCAGCCACCGTGGCCAGCAGTGTTCGGGCTGAGGTGCAGCACCAGCTGCATGTGGCTGTGGGCAG CCTTCAGGAGTCCATTTTAGCACAGGTACAGCGCATCGTTAAGGGTGAGGTGAGTGTGGCGCTCAAGGAGCAGCAGGCCGCCGTCACCTCCAGCATCATGCAGGCCATGCGCTCAGCTGCTGGCACACCTGTCCCCTCTGCCCACCTTGACTGCCAGGCCCAGCAAGCCCATATCCTGCAGCTGCTGCAGCAGGGCCACCTCAATCAGGCCTTCCAGCAG gCACTGACAGCTGCTGACCTGAACCTGGTGCTGTATGTGTGTGAAACTGTAGACCCAGCCCAGGTTTTTGGGCAGCCACCCTGCCCACTCTCTCAGCCTGTGCTCCTTTCCCTCATCCAGCAGCTGGCATCTGACCTTGGCACTCGAACTGACCTCAAGCTCAG CTACCTGGAAGAGGCCGTGATGCATCTGGACCACAGTGACCCCATCACTCGGGACCACATGGGCTCCGTTATGGCCCAGGTGCGCCAAAAGCTTTTTCAGTTCCTGCAGGCTGAGCCACACAACTCACTTGGCAAAGCAGCCCGGCGTCTCAGCCTCATGCTGCATGGTCTTGTGACCCCCAGCCTCCCTTAG